The sequence ATTTAGTTGTTCTGTGCAATATATCTAGGGGAATTTATTAAGTTGCACGCAGATTGATACAAGTACTTCAGGAGAAAAGATCTGTGAACTATGTCGTTCTAAGTTCTCTGTAGGTCTGTACAATTTTTCAGAGCTTATAGTTGAACCACACCTTTATGTACATGCATTTGCTCACATAAGTCATATTCACAAATTCTCTTTCGGAACCTATTCTATGCGCTAAGTTCCTTCCAGGCTCCAGCTATCCAATATCCATGCCTTTAAAAATCATTTTCTATTGTACTGTCTATCATTTTTATAAGTGTATAATACAGTACTGTTGGCTTGCTTATCTGTCCTGTGTAAACCTTTGGGTCCTTTATTTACTTTTCATGCCGCTGATAGGCTGCACCTTTCTTTATGTTGCTATATTATTTCGAGTATCAAAGATAAGCATATATTGTCACAACTTCAGACTATGAAGTAATTATTTGTTCCAGACTCCAGAGCATGCAGAAATCGTTTGATGTATTGTTGTTATTATAGGTTATGACTTGCCTCCGTCAACCATCACAAGGGCCTACATTTGGAATCAAGGGAGGTGCAGCTGGAGGTGGCTACAGCCAAGTTATACCCATGGATGAGTTCAACCTTCATCTGACAGGCGATATCCATGCGATTACAGCTGCAAACAATCTTCTGGCTGCTGCTATTGATACAAGGATCTTCCATGAAAATTCTCAGTCAGACAAAGCACTGTTCAACAGATTGTGTCCGCCAAACAAAGAAGGCAAGAGGCGCTTTGCTGATGTAATGCTCAGCCGTCTGATGAAGCTTGGCATTTCAAAGACAGACCCTAATGAGCTTACACCAGATGAAGTTAGGCGTTTTGCAAGGCTTGATATCGACCCTGAGTCCATTACATGGAGACGGGTAATGGATGTCAATGATCGTTTCTTGAGGAAAATCACTATCGGACAGGGCCCTGAAGAAAAGGGTATGGTGAGAGAAACAGGCTTTGACATATCAGTGGCTAGTGAGATAATGGCTGTATTAGCTCTTACAACTTCCCTTGCCGACATGAGAGAAAGGCTTGGAAGAATGGTGATAGGGAACAGCAAGTCAGGTGAGCCGATTACTGCTGATGACCTTGGTGTTGGAGGTGCCTTGACTGTCCTAATGAAAGATGCTATTCATCCCACCCTCATGCAAACTCTTGAGGGCACACCGGTTTTAGTACATGCTGGACCGTTTGCTAACATTGCTCATGGAAACTCTTCAATAGTGGCTGATAAGATTTCTTTAAAGTTGGTCGGGAAGGGTGGCTTTGTTGTTACTGAGGCAGGTTTTGGTGCTGATATTGGAACTGAGAAGTTCATGGACATAAAGTGTAGGTATAGTGGATTGGTGCCGCAGTGTGCTATTATTGTGGCAACAATTAGAGCTCTTAAAATGCATGGAGGGGGCCCAGATGTTGTGGCTGGAAAGCCTCTAGATCATGCATATGTGAGTGAAAACGTGGCCCTTGTTGAAGCTGGATGTGTCAATCTTGCTAAACATATATCAAACACAAGGAGTTATGGAGTTAATGTTGTGGTCGCAATCAACAAATTTGCATCAGATACTGAAGCAGAAATGAATGCAGTGCGAAATGCTGCTATGGCTGCTGGTGCTTTTGACGCTGTCGTCTGCACACACCATGCGCATGGTGGTAAAGGAGCGGTTAGTTCTCTTTCCCTGTCTAGATTATTAATTCAGCGAAATATAGACAGCCGGGCTTGTTTAGTTGGAAATACTTCACTGTAAATCTTTTATAGGGTTGATATTGTGCCT is a genomic window of Phragmites australis chromosome 17, lpPhrAust1.1, whole genome shotgun sequence containing:
- the LOC133897273 gene encoding formate--tetrahydrofolate ligase; this translates as MDLPAPPTNYPKKLSSIILCRRRPDARAARRPEAINKCASQRRAQPIVSSPRASAHDHHHHHSLLQPPGRDRDRVVARSSAVVAPPLPPPLLLPEMPSPTIRRLDVASPVPADIDIANSVEPLPIADIAAELGLRPEHYDLYGKYKAKVLLSVLDELKGQQDGYYVVVGGITPTPLGEGKSTTTVGLCQALGAFLDKKVMTCLRQPSQGPTFGIKGGAAGGGYSQVIPMDEFNLHLTGDIHAITAANNLLAAAIDTRIFHENSQSDKALFNRLCPPNKEGKRRFADVMLSRLMKLGISKTDPNELTPDEVRRFARLDIDPESITWRRVMDVNDRFLRKITIGQGPEEKGMVRETGFDISVASEIMAVLALTTSLADMRERLGRMVIGNSKSGEPITADDLGVGGALTVLMKDAIHPTLMQTLEGTPVLVHAGPFANIAHGNSSIVADKISLKLVGKGGFVVTEAGFGADIGTEKFMDIKCRYSGLVPQCAIIVATIRALKMHGGGPDVVAGKPLDHAYVSENVALVEAGCVNLAKHISNTRSYGVNVVVAINKFASDTEAEMNAVRNAAMAAGAFDAVVCTHHAHGGKGAVDLGLAVQRACESQTEPLKFLYPLESSIKEKIESIAKFYGASGVEYSEQAEKQIEMYTKQGFSNLPICMAKTQYSFSHVPSMKGTPTDFVLPIRDVRASIGAGFIYPLVGTMSTMPGLPTRPCFYEIDVDTATGKVMGLS